In bacterium, the genomic stretch TCTTTGTTCTGCTCTAAAAATATCATGAACCTGCGCATGAGTTCATCCTGTTTATCTTTAAGCAGTTTGTGCCCACGCCTTGCAAGTGCAAGTCTTCGCCTAAGATTTAACACCTCCATTCGCGTTGGATTTACCTGAATTCTCATGTTATCCCTTCCAGTTCCAATAGTTTCTTCTTCCATTCCAATCCCATAGTGAATCCACCAAGACTGCCATCTGATTTTATGACCCTATGGCATGGAATTAATATTGGAGTTTTGTTCTTAGCAAGAGCATTGCCTACTGCCCTGGCAGCTTTTGGTTTTCCAATTGCTTTTGCAATGTCAGAATAATTTTTTGTTTTTCCATATGAAATTTTCCGGGTTTCTTTCAATACGGATATCTCAAAATCCGTGTAGCCTGTAAAATCAATTTTGTAATTATCCAATACAACTTTATTTATCGGCATGGGTTCAATTTTTTTTTGTTGTGCTTTCCACAATCATACAAACCCTATTCTTCCTTTAGATTTTTCTGGTGGTGGTTCTAATAACTGTCTTATAGCTTCAAAAACAATATTGAACTGCTTATCGTATTTGCTTTCCATATCTTCTATTTTTCGTTGCAAATCTTTGTGAGTTGCAAGTATTTCTCTGAGTTTCGTAAATGTTCTCATAATCTGAATATTTACTTGAATGGCTCTCTTGCTGTTAAGAACAGAGGATAGCATAGCAACGCCTTGTTCTGTAAAAGCGTAAGGAAGTTGAGGCGAAAACTTAAGTGTTTTAAGGCGGTCGCAATTTGCGACCACCTCTGCCTTCTCTCTTTTTGTAAGTTGAAACATAAAGTCTTCTGGAAAGCGTTCTGTGTTTCTTTTTACCTGCTCATTAAGCCTTTTAGTAGGCACTTCATAAAGCAAAGCCAAATCCCTATCAAGCATCACTTTCTTGTTTCTAATTAAAAATATTTTATTTTCTATTGTTTTTTGTAACGCTAAACTCATCATGAGATTAACTCTACTTCTATATCTAACACATTGGAGGTCTTAATTTGTGACTTCAAATCTTTCCTATCATTCTGATGTAGGAATTGTAGTTTCGCTTCATCTCTTTAATGCTGTCTCCGCCAAATTTTTCACACATAGCGTTCGCAATTTCAAAAGCTACGACTGCTTCTCCTACAACGCTTGCTGCATGAACTGCGCAAACATCAGAACGTTCTACTTTTGCTTTAACAGTTTTTTTTGTAATTATATCTACTGAGTTAAGAGCCTTTTTAATAGTGGGAATTGGTTTCATTGCTCCGCGAATAACTATATCCTCTCCATTTGAAATACCTCCTTCAATTCCACCGGCATTATTAGTCTTTCGTTCAAAATTGCAGTCATATATTATTTCATCATGAACCTTTGAACCTGGTTTTCTTGATGCAGCGAATCCAAGACCTATTTCAACACCCTTTATTCCTTGAATGCTCATCAAACATTGAGCCAGTCTTCCATCCAGCTTTCTGTCCCAATGCACATGAGATCCCAATCCTACAGGAACATCCTTTACTGTTATTTCAAATATGCCTCCCAGACTATCGCCATTTTTTCGTGCTTGGTCTATTTTCTCTCTCATTAGTTTCTCATTTTTTTTCACACCACCAATTTCACATACACAACTTATAATCTCTATACCAAATTTATTAAGCAGCGTTTTAGCAATTGTGCCAACTACAACTCTAGCTGCCGTTTCGCGAGCACTTGAGCGTTCAAGGATATTCCTTATGTCCAGTTGATTATATTTCATAATTCCAGCAAGATCAGCATGTCCTGGCCTGGGATTTGTTATAGGAGGTTCATTTTTCCAGTTCTGCCAATCCTTATTCTCTATGGTCATTGTAATCGGCGAACCGAGTGTTAATCCCATGCGTAGTCCAGAGGTTATTTGAACAGTATCATGTTCAATCTGCATCCTTTCACCTCTGCCATATCCGGATTGTCTTCTTGCAAGTTCTCTATTTATCTCTGCCCTATTTATCCTCAATCCAGCTGGCATGCCTTCAATGATAGCTGTAAGACCTGGCCCGTGTGATTCACCTGCTGTAAGATAACGCAACATATACACCTCCTAAACTTCTATTTTTTCTCTGCTTCCTGGTTTTACTAAAGGAATTTTCCCCTGTTTGCATATTAAACAATTGTCAGAGTTATAATTTTCAAGATTTAACTTGGCAAGGCTCTTAAATTCTGTGGGAAAGTTAATTTTTTTCTCACTTCTGTCAATTATTGCACCAATGCCAACAATACAGCCTTTGAAACTCTCCACAGTTGCAATAACTTCCATAGTCGAGCGGCCTGTAGTGATGATATCTTCAATAATAAGTACGCGTTCTTTTTTTTTAATTCCAAAACCTCTCCGAAGAATCATCTTTACCTCTTTTCTTTCACAGAATATAGCTCTAATACCTAGGGCTCTCGCAACTTCCTGCGCAATAAGAATTCCTCCAATTGCAGGAGATACAACTACATCGCATTGTATATGTTGAAAAAGCTCTGCAATAGCTTTTCCAAGTTTAGTTCCACACTCTGGATACTGGAGAATCTTAGCGCATTGAATATATTGACTGCTATGAAGACCTGAGGAGAGCAGAAAATGGCCTTCAAGAAGAGCGTTGCATTTTCTAAAAAGACCTAAAACTTCATCTTCTTTCATCATTATATTTAATCTTTCCATGTAAGTATAATATGTTCTCTAAAGACTGCTCTACTCTCCTGATTATATCTCGTTGATCTTTTAACTTTCTCTGCCCAATTAATATTGAGCTTACAGATCTTGCCCCCTTACCTTCCAATATCTTCTTAACAATTTTCACAGCTCTGCTCTTTCCTGTGCCGCTTCCATATGTATAAAACACTACGGTCTTTTTCCCCTCAAGTCCATAGCATTTTTCCAAATAGGTATTCAACGCTGGTGCTGGACTGAAAGCCCAGACAGGTGAGCCAAATAATATCAGGTCATACATGCTTAGGGCAAAATTAACATCACCAATATTCACCCTTTTCCTTTGCAGGGCTGTCATACCCTGGCCAGCAAATGTCTTTGCTCCGTCAGCTGGTTCTAATCTCACTAAATCAACGTCAAAGTTCTTGTGCTTTAATCCTTGTGAGATCACTTGGGCTAATTTGTGTGTATTTCCTGTTAATGAAAAATAGATTATACATGCTCGCATTTTCTTCTCCTCCAATTTCATTTTTAAGAATTTATTTAATCTTCTCCTAAAACGCGGATAAATTTTCTTGAATTCTACTCCTGTTAGATACATATCGTTCGCTGTTTTTTTGATTTGCTTAACCTCTGATAATGCATAAAAAGAGCGGGTTTCCTCTTTTGCTCCAAAGTCTTGTGGAAATTCCAGCTCAAGTTCCAATTCACTCTTTATAGGATAGAGAATATCTGTTTTAAAACATAGTCCGGTTTCACTAATATCTATAACATTACTATCACAAAGATCCATTTTATATTCATGCTTGGCGCAGATTTTTAAAACTACATCAACTCTTGCGTGTTTTCGTTTCAATCTTTCTCTGGACTCTAAATTGGTCATATATCTACCAAAATCCGAAATCATAAATCCGAATACTCGAAACAAATTCAAAATCCAAGTTTTCAGAATTCTAAACATTGTCTCCATCTATTCCTTGCTCATTAATTTCTTTTATGAGCATTTTCATTGCATGCTTAGGGCTGGAAGCTTTAGTAACAGATCTTCCAATTACTATTAAATCAGCGCCTCTATTTATAGCTTGAGCAGGAGAAGCTATTCTCTTTTGATCGTCTTTATCTGAGTCTCGAAATCTTATGCCTGGTGTAACGATCAGAAAGTCTTCTCCGCATGTTTGTCTAATATATTTTATTTCTTCTGAAGACGCAACAACACCATCTAAACCTGCCATCTTCGTCATTTTTGCGAGGTGTGAAACATGTTCTTTTATAGAAGCACTTATATGTAGATCATTTTTTAGAATTCCCTCATCTATGCTGGTGAGAACTGTAACACCTAAAAGAATGGTTTGGGAGCGCGCTGCTTCATATGCAGAACGCATCATCTCTATTCCACCAGATGCATGCACTGTCAGCATAAAAACACCCTTTTTAACTGCATTACCAATTGCTGATGAGACTGTGTTAGGTATATCATGAAACTTTAAGTCTAAAAATACTTTACAGCCCCTCTCATGAATGAAATCTATAATACCAGGTCCCTGACTTGTGAATAACTGGCTTCCTACTTTGAAAACAGATACATAACCCTTAAGCTCTTGTATGAGTATTTCTGCTTGTTTCAGGTTATCTACATCCAGTGCTACAATTACGGGAGATTTTAAGGAGTTTAGTTCTTTTTTAGCTGTCATATGGCCTTAAATTTTATCACAACAATTCTTACTGTACAACTTCAAATCTCTGGAGAATATATTTTTCTAGTTTCAACGCCCCCAATCCACAAAGTATTCCAACAACTGCACCTGCTAAAACATCAAATGGATAATGTACTCCAACGTAGATCCTTGATGTACCTACGACTAGCGCAACAGAGAAGAAATAAAATCTAAAACTCCTGTATTTGTTTGACAATATGGTTGCCAACGCAAATATGTTGGTAGCATGGGATGAGGGGAATGAGTATGTGGTTGAAGTTGAGACAAGAGTACGAACATCAAGAAGCACATTGCATGGACGCGGTCTTGCAAAAAGAAATTTCAGAGGATAGCTATTGAAGAGATCTATAAGTATAATTGATACAACAAGCACTATTCCTGTTATTCGTCCCTTTTTCCCGCCAAATATCATCAAGCATAGCCATGCAGCTAAAAGAGGAATTTCCCAATATCCTATGTCTGTTATAATTGGCATTATTATGTCAAGGAACTTGTTTTCTAAACCATGATTTATGGCATAGAACAAGGCAGTATCCATACTTGAGAAAAACCTACACATTTATATAGTTCTCATTTTAAAAGGGAAAGATGCCGTCGTAAATTCTTATAGTCCCCACCTGATTCTTCTTTTACCCCAGTATCAAACATGTTCGTTACTTCTTTATACTCTTGATCTGATAGGGTAAAGTCAAATGCTTTTATGCCTTCTTTCAGCTGATTAAGGGAACTAACTCCAACAATTGGACAGGTTACAGCAGGAGATTTACACACCCATGATATGGCTAGTTGAGCAGGTATTATATCATGATCTTTGGCAAATTGAAAGAATCTCAAAATTCCATCCTTATATCTTTTAAGCCATGCTGAAATCCGCCAATCACCATATCCTCGTGAATCATCAGGGATAGGCTCTTCAGGCTTATATTTCCCTGTTAATAGTCCAATTGCCAGAGGTCTGTAAGTAGTTAGTGCTACGTTTTCCGCTATTGCCTGCGGGAGCACTTCAACCTCAATTCCTCTCTCAATCAGATTATAGCAAACCTGATGATTGATGAATGTTTTCCATCCTCTCAGTTTAGCAATGCAGTTAGAGTATGCAAAAAGCCATGCTGGATAATTAGAACAGCCTATAAAGCGCGTTTTTCCGCTTTTGGTAACCTCATTAAGCGCCTCCATGATTTCATCAGGATTCATTCCTTCCTTTGGCCAGTGAATCAGATACAGGTCAACATAATCTGTTTGAAGCCTCTTGAGACTCTCATCTATGCTTGCAAGAATGCTTTTACTATCTATGCCTTTGTGAACTTTTGTGGTTAGAAAGAATTTCTTTCTCCTGTTTTTCATTATATGTCCAAGTATTTTTTCTGTCTCTCCTTCACCATACATAGCAGCAGTATCAATAAAATTAACTCCATTATCCAAAGCAAATGATAATATTCTGTCTGATTCTTTTTCATCGCACCTTCTACCAAACATCATTGTCCCAAGACACATCTCGGAAACTTGTTCCTCTGTGCTTCCAAGCTTAACCAGTTTCATGTACACATCTCCTTATTACCCAGCCTACTTTAGTCTATGAAGTTTAGCTTCTGGTTTGTGATTTGTCAAACTAACAGAAAAATCTAGTTTTTGACGCATATTTATTTTGTATGTTATCATACCAAATAGAGT encodes the following:
- a CDS encoding ORF6N domain-containing protein gives rise to the protein MSLALQKTIENKIFLIRNKKVMLDRDLALLYEVPTKRLNEQVKRNTERFPEDFMFQLTKREKAEVVANCDRLKTLKFSPQLPYAFTEQGVAMLSSVLNSKRAIQVNIQIMRTFTKLREILATHKDLQRKIEDMESKYDKQFNIVFEAIRQLLEPPPEKSKGRIGFV
- a CDS encoding MGMT family protein, with the translated sequence MPINKVVLDNYKIDFTGYTDFEISVLKETRKISYGKTKNYSDIAKAIGKPKAARAVGNALAKNKTPILIPCHRVIKSDGSLGGFTMGLEWKKKLLELEGIT
- a CDS encoding phosphatase PAP2 family protein; its protein translation is MCRFFSSMDTALFYAINHGLENKFLDIIMPIITDIGYWEIPLLAAWLCLMIFGGKKGRITGIVLVVSIILIDLFNSYPLKFLFARPRPCNVLLDVRTLVSTSTTYSFPSSHATNIFALATILSNKYRSFRFYFFSVALVVGTSRIYVGVHYPFDVLAGAVVGILCGLGALKLEKYILQRFEVVQ
- a CDS encoding PilZ domain-containing protein, giving the protein MFRILKTWILNLFRVFGFMISDFGRYMTNLESRERLKRKHARVDVVLKICAKHEYKMDLCDSNVIDISETGLCFKTDILYPIKSELELELEFPQDFGAKEETRSFYALSEVKQIKKTANDMYLTGVEFKKIYPRFRRRLNKFLKMKLEEKKMRACIIYFSLTGNTHKLAQVISQGLKHKNFDVDLVRLEPADGAKTFAGQGMTALQRKRVNIGDVNFALSMYDLILFGSPVWAFSPAPALNTYLEKCYGLEGKKTVVFYTYGSGTGKSRAVKIVKKILEGKGARSVSSILIGQRKLKDQRDIIRRVEQSLENILYLHGKIKYNDERR
- the pyrE gene encoding orotate phosphoribosyltransferase; its protein translation is MKEDEVLGLFRKCNALLEGHFLLSSGLHSSQYIQCAKILQYPECGTKLGKAIAELFQHIQCDVVVSPAIGGILIAQEVARALGIRAIFCERKEVKMILRRGFGIKKKERVLIIEDIITTGRSTMEVIATVESFKGCIVGIGAIIDRSEKKINFPTEFKSLAKLNLENYNSDNCLICKQGKIPLVKPGSREKIEV
- a CDS encoding chorismate synthase; protein product: MLRYLTAGESHGPGLTAIIEGMPAGLRINRAEINRELARRQSGYGRGERMQIEHDTVQITSGLRMGLTLGSPITMTIENKDWQNWKNEPPITNPRPGHADLAGIMKYNQLDIRNILERSSARETAARVVVGTIAKTLLNKFGIEIISCVCEIGGVKKNEKLMREKIDQARKNGDSLGGIFEITVKDVPVGLGSHVHWDRKLDGRLAQCLMSIQGIKGVEIGLGFAASRKPGSKVHDEIIYDCNFERKTNNAGGIEGGISNGEDIVIRGAMKPIPTIKKALNSVDIITKKTVKAKVERSDVCAVHAASVVGEAVVAFEIANAMCEKFGGDSIKEMKRNYNSYIRMIGKI
- the pyrF gene encoding orotidine-5'-phosphate decarboxylase, which translates into the protein MTAKKELNSLKSPVIVALDVDNLKQAEILIQELKGYVSVFKVGSQLFTSQGPGIIDFIHERGCKVFLDLKFHDIPNTVSSAIGNAVKKGVFMLTVHASGGIEMMRSAYEAARSQTILLGVTVLTSIDEGILKNDLHISASIKEHVSHLAKMTKMAGLDGVVASSEEIKYIRQTCGEDFLIVTPGIRFRDSDKDDQKRIASPAQAINRGADLIVIGRSVTKASSPKHAMKMLIKEINEQGIDGDNV
- a CDS encoding aldo/keto reductase; its protein translation is MKLVKLGSTEEQVSEMCLGTMMFGRRCDEKESDRILSFALDNGVNFIDTAAMYGEGETEKILGHIMKNRRKKFFLTTKVHKGIDSKSILASIDESLKRLQTDYVDLYLIHWPKEGMNPDEIMEALNEVTKSGKTRFIGCSNYPAWLFAYSNCIAKLRGWKTFINHQVCYNLIERGIEVEVLPQAIAENVALTTYRPLAIGLLTGKYKPEEPIPDDSRGYGDWRISAWLKRYKDGILRFFQFAKDHDIIPAQLAISWVCKSPAVTCPIVGVSSLNQLKEGIKAFDFTLSDQEYKEVTNMFDTGVKEESGGDYKNLRRHLSLLK